A part of Lepisosteus oculatus isolate fLepOcu1 chromosome 16, fLepOcu1.hap2, whole genome shotgun sequence genomic DNA contains:
- the dnajc5aa gene encoding dnaJ (Hsp40) homolog, subfamily C, member 5aa — protein sequence MAEQQRQRSLSTSGETLYHVLGIDKNATPDDIKKSYRKLALKYHPDKNPDNPEAAEKFKEINNAHAILNDPTKRNIYDKYGSLGLYVAEQFGEENVNTYFVLSSWWAKALFVFCGLITGCYFCCCLCCCCNCCCGKCKPKPPEGEEHEFYVSPEDLEAQLQSDEREGEAPIVMQPSSATETTQLTADSHPSYHTDTGFN from the exons ATGGCAGAGCAGCAGAGGCAGCGATCCCTGTCCACATCTGGGGAGACTCTCTATCACGTCCTTGGCATCGACAAAAATGCCACACCAGACGACATCAAGAAATCTTACAG GAAACTTGCACTGAAGTATCACCCTGACAAGAATCCAGACAACCCAGAAGCTGCGGAAAAGTTTAAAGAGATCAACAACGCCCATGCGATCCTGAACGACCCCACAAAGCGCAACATCTACGACAAGTACGGCTCTCTGGGGCTGTACGTGGCAGAGCAGTTTGGGGAGGAGAATGTCAATACGTACTTCGTGCTGTCCAGCTGGTGGGCAAAG GCCCTGTTCGTGTTCTGCGGCCTGATAACAGGCTGCTACTTCTGCTGCTGCCTTTGCTGCTGCTGTAACTGCTGCTGTGGGAAGTGTAAACCCAAACCTCCCGAGGGCGAGGAGCACGAGTTCTACGTCTCCCCGGAAGACCTGGAAGCACAGCTACAGTCTGACGAGAGAG AGGGAGAGGCCCCAATTGTGATGCAGCCATCCTCAGCCACAGAAACCACTCAGCTGACAGCCGACAGCCACCCTAGCTACCACACCGACACAGGATTTAACTAG